The DNA sequence AGGGTGAGGATGTTGATGGTGAAGCCCGCCAGGTACATGATGAAAAACGTGGCAATCAGCGAAATCGGAATGTCGATGAGCGGGCGCAGGGCCGTGAGCCAGTTGCGGAAAAAGAAGAAGATAACCAGCACCACCAGCCCGAACGAGATGGCCAGGGTTTCCTCCACTTCCTCAATCGAGCCGCGCACAATCTTGGTGTTGTCCACTATCACCTTCATCTGAATGTCGGACTTGTTCTCCTTCTGCACCTCGGCCAGGCGCTTGTTGAACTCGTTGGCAATCTCGACGTAGTTGGAGCCCGGCTGCGGGATGATGGCCATGCCCACGGCGTAGGCGCCGTTCAGCTTCCAGCTCTGCTCGTAATTTTCGGGGCCCAGCACAATGCGCGCTACGTCGCCGAGGCGCACAATGCCGCTTTTGTCCTCGCGCAGAATGAGGTTGCGAAACTGCTCCTCGGTAGAGAAGCGGGCCATGGTGCGGATGGTCAGCTCGGTGTTGCCGCCGTAGATTTTGCCCACCGGCACCTCCACGTTTTCGGCGTTCAGGGCCTGCTGTACGTTGGTGAACGACACGTGGTAGGCGTCCATCTTGGTCGGGTCGAGCCACAGGCGCATGGCGTAGCGCTGCTGCCCAAAGATGTTGATGGCCGACACCCCGTTGATGGTCTGGAAGCGTTGCTGCAAGTTGTTCTCGGCAAAGTCGCTCAGCTCCAGTAGGCTCTTGGTGTGGCTCTGCACGGCCAGGATGAGGATGAAATCGGAGTTGGCGTCCGACTTCGATACCACCGGCGGGGCGTCAATGTCCTGCGGCAGGGAGCGCACGCCCTGGCCCACCTTGTCGCGCACGTCAGAGGCGGCGGCTTCCAAGTCAACGCCCAAATTGAACTCCACCGTGATGTTGCTCGACCCCAGCGACGAGCTGCTGACGATGGACTTGATGCCCGGAATGCCGTTGATCTGCTTCTCCAGCGGCTCCGTTATCTGGTTCTCAATCACGTCGGCATTCGCCCCCGTATAGGCGGTGCTGACGTTGATAATCGGCGGGTCGATGGCCGGGTAGTCGCGCAGGGCCAGAAACGAAAAGCCCACCCCGCCGAACAGCAGCAGTAGCAGGTTGAAAACCGTGGCGAGTACCGGGCGCTTGAGGGATAATTCGGATATGTTCATGCTTTGGTATAATACAGCGCAAAAAAGGACGTCGTGCTCATCTGGTGTCCGCGCAGCCGAAGCATCTCTACCGCGTAGCTGACTCTAATCATTATGATTACTTACGCGGTAGAGATGCTTCACTACGTTCAGCATGACGTTCTTTTTAATTCACAGATTTCGCCTTGCGCACCTTCACCGGCTTGCCGGGCTGCGTAAATAAAACCCCGTTCGTCACCACCGAGTCGCCGGCGGCGAGGCCACTGACGACGGCGATTTGGTCATCCTTGCGGTCGCCGGTGCGCACGTTTTGCAGCACGGCCCTGCCGTTTTTCACCAGCACCACCTGGTCTGATTTATCGCCGGGCATGATGGCGTTGGTGGGTAGCAGCACACTGCGGCGGGCCGCGCCGGTGCTCACGCTCACCTTGGCGAAGGCCCCGGGGCTGGCCTGCGCGCCGGGCGGCAGCAGGGCCCGCACAGTGAGGTTGCGCGTGGTTTGGTTCAGTTGGCTTTCCTGGGCCAGCACGGTGGCGGGGTAGCGGCGCGGCGGGTTGCCGGCCAGGCGCACCATCACCACGGAGCCGGGGTGCACCACGCCGCCGTTGGCCTCGGGCAGCGTGAAATCAACCTTGAGCTTGGTGTCGGCCTGAAGCGTAGCGATGATGGTGGTGGGCGTCACGTAGGCCCCGGGGCTCACCTGGCGCAGGCCCAGCACCCCGGTGAAGGGGGCCCGGATGACGGTTTTGGCCAGCATGGCCTGGGTGTAAGCAGCATCGGCTTCGTTGCTGCGTACCTGGCTCACGGCCAAGTCGTAATCGGCCTGGTTCACGCCCTGGATTTTCAGCAGCTTTTCCAGCCGGTCCTGCGAGAGGCGCGAGACTTGCAGCAGGGCCCTGGTTTTCTGCAACGTAGCCTGCAAGTCGGCGTCGTTGATGCGGGCGATGATGCTGCCCTTGCTTACGCGCCGGCCCTCGTTCACTTGCAGAAAGGTGAGGCGGCCACTCACTTCGGGGTGCAACTCCACGTAGTCGTTGGCCACCACCGCGCCGTTGGCCTCAATGGAATCGGTGACGGCTGAGGGGCGGGCCACCAGCACGTCGACTAAGGCGGGGCCGTTGTTCTTTTTGGCGTCTTTACCGCCTTTTTCGTCGGCTTTGGAGCTACAGGCGGCCAGCAGGGCCAGGGTTCCGCAGGCCACAAAGGGGCGAGCCGAAGTAAGAAAGCGCATGGAGAGAAGGTAATGCAAGCGGCGGGCTAGCGCAGGAAAGGTGGAGGCGACGGGGCAACGCGCATGAAAACGAACTACTTAGCCGCCAAAGTATAGCCGGCGGCAAGCTCCGCTAACGGGTGGCTGGCTAATTGGGTTCAGCGAAAGGCAAGGACGGAGGGCCCCCGCTGGGGTTGCACGGCGCACGTGGCGGCCGCTACCTACTTTCAGGCCATGAAAAAGCCTGCCTCGCCGCCCGATGCGCCCGCCCCGGCGCGCAATTTTTTCGCCGATGTGCACGAGGTGACGCGCCTCGTGCCGCCGGGCCGCGTCACCAGCTACGGCGCTATTGCCCACTACCTGGGGGCCACCCGCGGGGCCCGCACCGTGGGCTATGCCCTGATGGCTGCCAACCTCGACGCCGCCACGCTGCGCCGCGAGGCCCCCGTGCCCGCCCACCGCGTCGTGAACCGGCTGGGGCAGCTCACTGGGCGCGGCCACTTCCCCACGCCCACCGCCATGCAGGAGCGCCTCGAAGCCGAGGGCGTGCGCGTGGAAGACGATACCGTGGTGGACTTTGAAAAGCTGTTCTGGAACCCGGCCACGGAGTTGGTTTAGGGCCCCGGGGCAGCTATGTCCGAGCCCGGACTCTCAGCAGCCGCATATGCTGCGCCAAGTGAGCGGTAACCGCACTAAAGAGGGCCCCGTGCGCACGTGCACGAAGCCCTTTTACTTTGAAAATGCGATGGTTAGCCTCCTACTTAATGGCCGTGATGGGTGCGGCCAGCGTTACCGTTTTGGGGTCCACCGTAATTTCGGCCAGGCGCTGGGCCACGGCGGGCGTCATGCCGGCCTGGTAGCGGCCGTGCAGCTGGGTGGCCAGGAACTTCTCGGTGGCGGCGTACATGGCCATGTTGTTCACGGGGCGGGCGAAGCCGTGGCCTTCGTCAGGGGCCAGCAGGTATTGCACGGGGTAGTGGCGGTCGCGCAGGGCCACCACAATCTGGTCGGCCTCGGCCTTGTTCACGCGCGGGTCGTTGGCGCCCTGCACCACTAGCAGCGGGGTTTTGATTTTGTCGGCCGAACCCAGCGGCGACATGCGGGCCAGGGCCGCGCGGCCTTCCGCGGTACCAGGGTCGGCCATGCGGGCGTACATCTGCTTGCGCCCGGCCTCCCAGTAGGGCGGAATGGCGTTGAGCAAGGTCGTCAGGTTCGACGGGGCCACGATGGCCACGGCGGCGCTGTACAAATCGGGGGTAAAGGCCACGCCCGCCAGCGTGGCGTAGCCGCCGTACGAGCCGCCCATGATGCCCACGCGCTGGGGGTCGGCAATGCCCTGGGCCACCAAGTACTGCACGCCCCAGGTCAGGTCGTCCTGCATTTTGCGGCCCCACTCGCCGTTGCCGGCGTTCAGGAACTGCTTGCCGTAGCCGGTGCTGGCCCGGAAGTTGGGCGAGAGCACGGCGTAGCCCCGGTTGGCCAAAAACTGGTGCAAAGCGTTGAAGCCGTAAGCCGTGCGCGACCACGGCCCGCCGTGGGGCAAAATTATGACGGGCAGGCTC is a window from the Hymenobacter nivis genome containing:
- a CDS encoding MGMT family protein; this encodes MKKPASPPDAPAPARNFFADVHEVTRLVPPGRVTSYGAIAHYLGATRGARTVGYALMAANLDAATLRREAPVPAHRVVNRLGQLTGRGHFPTPTAMQERLEAEGVRVEDDTVVDFEKLFWNPATELV
- a CDS encoding efflux RND transporter periplasmic adaptor subunit produces the protein MRFLTSARPFVACGTLALLAACSSKADEKGGKDAKKNNGPALVDVLVARPSAVTDSIEANGAVVANDYVELHPEVSGRLTFLQVNEGRRVSKGSIIARINDADLQATLQKTRALLQVSRLSQDRLEKLLKIQGVNQADYDLAVSQVRSNEADAAYTQAMLAKTVIRAPFTGVLGLRQVSPGAYVTPTTIIATLQADTKLKVDFTLPEANGGVVHPGSVVMVRLAGNPPRRYPATVLAQESQLNQTTRNLTVRALLPPGAQASPGAFAKVSVSTGAARRSVLLPTNAIMPGDKSDQVVLVKNGRAVLQNVRTGDRKDDQIAVVSGLAAGDSVVTNGVLFTQPGKPVKVRKAKSVN